Below is a window of Halarcobacter anaerophilus DNA.
AAAAAAAGAGGTGAACTTTTAGTTCATACCTTTTCCCATTCCTTGATTCATCCCTTTACCCATTCCGCCTTGACCGTATCCGCCTTTATTTAATCTTCTATTTTGCATTTGAGCATTTTGCCCTTTTAGAAGTTCCGTTTCGGTTAATTTCCCATCGCCGTTTGCGTCAAATTGGCTGAAATCAGGTGCATTTCCCACATTTCTCATTGGCATACCCTGTTCAACTTTTTGTTGAATTCTTTTTGCTCTTACATCATAAAACTCTTTTTCGGTTACAAAACCGTCTCCGTTCGTATCATATGTTGAAAAAGAAATAGGACCTCTAGCAGGTAAAGTTTCAGCATTTAAACTTGAAACACATAACAGAGAACCAAACAAAATGGTACAAAGACCTAATTTTTTTGTTATATTTTTCATAATGAACTCCTTTTTTATTTATTCATTATTTACATCTTTTAATCAAAAGTTTTCACTTTTTAATTAAAACACAAAACTTGAACACTATTGTAATTCATATTTATCTATTACTTGCTTAAAGCCACTTTTATACCTAAAGTAATCAAAACCGTTCCGACTACTCTGTCAAACCATTTTCCAAAAGAGTTTAAAAAAGTTCTTACTTTATTGTGACTAAGAACAAAAGATACTCCTACAAACCAAACCATAGTTGCCAAAATACAGAAAACTCCATATAAACTTTGTATATATAAAGGCGTATCAATACTAATTACCACTGTAAACATAGAGAGAAAAAAGAGTGTAGCTTTAGGATTTAAAGCATTGCACAAAAAACCCGTTGAGAAAGATTTAAGATCGCTTATATTTTCATTTTCTTTTTCACCGCTGTTTTCAAATTTTATACCTTTTGATTTTAAACTTTGATATCCAAGATAGATTAGATATATAGCACCTAGATATTTGATTATATTAAAAAGAATAATTGATTTGGAGATAATAAGTCCGATTCCCAAAATAGAATATACTATATGAACGGAGATTCCGCAGCCTATACCGATACTTGCAAAAATTGAGGCTCTTTTCCCGTAACTTACGCTTTGTTTTAATATCATTGCAAAATCAGGTCCTGGAGACAAAAGAGCAAAAAACATTGCCGATGCCAAAATCAAAAACTCATGTAAATATAATGAATAATCCATATTAATTCCTTTTTTGCCCGGGCTTTGGAGCCGTAACTTGTTTTTGTAAATCCGTACTTAGATTATGATAAAAAAGTTCTCCGTAATCTGTTGTTCTGTTAATTGTTTCATACGCTTGCAGTATTGTATTATTATACTTTAAAGCATCTTGCAAAATTTTTATTATTTTAACCGATTCCAAAAAATTTACATGGTTTGGAGCTTCAATAGGAGAAGAGTAATATTTATGCATTCTTTCTACCAGATTCTTATTTCGAATCTCTATAAATACTGATTCTATGGGAGATTTAAAAAACAGAACTTTTTGTCTTACGTTTATTGAAATATATGTAGTTTCTGTACCGTAAATTTTTCTTGAAAAAGAGTCAAATAAAAAAAGTTTTTTATTATAATTATTATTAAAAAGTTCATACATAAGCTCTAAGATTCTGATCTTCTCCTCTTTTGTATAAAAGTTTCCTATACTTGCAAAACAGAAGCTTAAAATAGATTTTATAGAGTACCATTCCGTAGTATCATAATCATATCTTAACATTTGATCGATTCTTTTTTGTTTTAACTCTTCAATTTCAGAATTTGTTTTTGTTCTATATACTCTTTTTACGGCACTATCTCTATACATAGGTCCAGGAAATTGCGCTTGAATTACAAACCTTCTGTTTTTTTCAAGTTCAATAATATATTTTAAACGCCCCGTATAATCTTCATCAATAATTCTTACCTCTTTTTGCGGGATTTGAGTAATTGATTTGATAAACTCTTCACCGCTGCACCCTTCATCCCAGATAAAATCAGGGTATCTAAAAACGTGACAGATTCTGTCTTTTACATCATTATTAGGTTCTATATCCGAAATATTATCTATCCATGAGGTGACAGTTCTTCTGTCTTTTTGGATTAACGAAGCAAATTTAGATATGCTGAGATTAGATCTTTTAAAAATTTCTATAAATTTTTCAATCCCGTTTTTATATGTCATTAACCACCTTTCTTTTTTTTCATTTATTGTACCATTTATATACATAAGAACAAATATTGTACAAAACTACTCTTTTGAAAAAAAAATTGTTTTTTCCAAAACAAAAACTATACATTGCACAGACAATAAAGAGTTGTATAATAAAAACCAAACTAAATTTTGAAGGATTTATATGACAAGCGCAGGAAAAAGATTTAGAGAAGCACTTAAAGAAGAATCTCCACTACAAATAGTAGGGACAATTAATGCTTATCAAGCATTACAGGCTACAAGAGTAGGATTTAAAGCAATTTATATTTCAGGTGGAGGAGTTGCAAACGCTTCTTACGGTTTACCTGATTTAGGTATGACAATGATTGAAGATGTTTGTATTGATATAAGAAGAATTACATCTATTTGTGACACACCTTTAATCGTTGATGCAGATACAGGTTGGGGACATGCATTTAATGTTGCTAGAACAGTTAAAGAGTTTATTAGAGCAGGAGCTGCAGGATTACATATTGAAGATCAAGTTGCTGCAAAAAGATGTGGACACAGACCAAACAAAGAGTTAGTTTCAACAGAAGAGATGTGTGACAGAATCAGAGCTGCAGTTGATGCAAAAAAAGATTTAGATCCTGATTTTTACATTATTGCAAGAACTGATGCTCATGCAAGCGAAGGTCAACAAGCTGCAATTGACAGAGCTTTGGCTTATGCAGAAGCTGGAGCAGATGCAATTTTTGCCGAAGCGATTCACACTTTAAAAGAGTATAAAGAGTTTACAGATGCAGTTGGTATCCCTGTATTAGCAAATATTACTGAATTCGGTGCAACTCCAATGTTCACTGTTGAAGAGCTTGGAAGCGTTGGTATTGATATGGTTCTTTACCCGTTATCAGCATTTAGAGCAATGAATAAAGCTGCATTAAACGTATATAAAGAATTAAGAGAAAAAGGAACACAAGAGGGTGTTTTAGATACTATGCAAACAAGAATGGAACTTTATGATATGTTAGGGTACCATAATTATGAGCAAAAAATGGATGAACTATTTGCTAAGGGAAAAGCAAAATAATTTAACTAAAAAAATATAGAAAAAAAGTAAAATCTAGGGAAAAGAAATTTTTACAAAAGGAGAAAATATGAGTGGATTAGCAGGTGTTATCGCTGGAGAATCAGCAATCTGTACTTGTGGTTTAGGAAACGGTCTTAATTATAGAGGTTATGATATTGCGGATTTAGCTTTAAAATGTGAATTTGAAGAGGTAGCTTATTTATTATTAAACGGTGAATTACCGAATAAATCTCAACTTGAAGGTTTTAGAAAAGATATTATAGCAGGAAGAGAATTACCTCAAAATGTTAAAGATGTATTAAAAGCAATTCCGGCAACATCTCATCCAATGGATGTTATGAAAACTGCAACTTCAGCTTTAGGTTGCTGTGAACCAGAAGCAGACGATTTCTCTGATCAAGAAGAAAAAATTAAAAGATTATTAGGGGCATTCCCATCATTTTTAGTTTATTGGCATCACTGGCACAAAAACGGAAAAGAGATTGAATTAGCATCAGATGAAACAAATATTGCAGGATATATTTTAGAAAGACTTAAAGAAAAAACTCCAGAAGCAGTTGAAGTAAAAGCAATGAATGCAATGCTTACTTTATATGCAGAACATGAGTTTAATGCTTCTACTTTTGCAAATAGAATTACAGCTTCTACACTATCTGATATCTACTCTTGTATGACTACAGGAATCGGTACTTTAAAAGGACACTTACACGGTGGAGCAAATGAAGTTGCTA
It encodes the following:
- a CDS encoding EF-hand domain-containing protein; this translates as MKNITKKLGLCTILFGSLLCVSSLNAETLPARGPISFSTYDTNGDGFVTEKEFYDVRAKRIQQKVEQGMPMRNVGNAPDFSQFDANGDGKLTETELLKGQNAQMQNRRLNKGGYGQGGMGKGMNQGMGKGMN
- the prpB gene encoding methylisocitrate lyase, translating into MTSAGKRFREALKEESPLQIVGTINAYQALQATRVGFKAIYISGGGVANASYGLPDLGMTMIEDVCIDIRRITSICDTPLIVDADTGWGHAFNVARTVKEFIRAGAAGLHIEDQVAAKRCGHRPNKELVSTEEMCDRIRAAVDAKKDLDPDFYIIARTDAHASEGQQAAIDRALAYAEAGADAIFAEAIHTLKEYKEFTDAVGIPVLANITEFGATPMFTVEELGSVGIDMVLYPLSAFRAMNKAALNVYKELREKGTQEGVLDTMQTRMELYDMLGYHNYEQKMDELFAKGKAK
- a CDS encoding citrate/2-methylcitrate synthase encodes the protein MSGLAGVIAGESAICTCGLGNGLNYRGYDIADLALKCEFEEVAYLLLNGELPNKSQLEGFRKDIIAGRELPQNVKDVLKAIPATSHPMDVMKTATSALGCCEPEADDFSDQEEKIKRLLGAFPSFLVYWHHWHKNGKEIELASDETNIAGYILERLKEKTPEAVEVKAMNAMLTLYAEHEFNASTFANRITASTLSDIYSCMTTGIGTLKGHLHGGANEVAIKFVLQFDNVEHALKEVDAIFARKEKIMGFGHRVYRNLDPRSPIGFELARELKELPTSDPKLFDIAKAVRDKVRDDKGLPDNIDFFGGLIYHYMQIERLYYTPLFIMSRAAGWAAHAFEQRANNRIIRPGSEYTGPAPRDFVPMEKR
- a CDS encoding LysE family translocator, whose protein sequence is MDYSLYLHEFLILASAMFFALLSPGPDFAMILKQSVSYGKRASIFASIGIGCGISVHIVYSILGIGLIISKSIILFNIIKYLGAIYLIYLGYQSLKSKGIKFENSGEKENENISDLKSFSTGFLCNALNPKATLFFLSMFTVVISIDTPLYIQSLYGVFCILATMVWFVGVSFVLSHNKVRTFLNSFGKWFDRVVGTVLITLGIKVALSK